In one Parafrankia discariae genomic region, the following are encoded:
- a CDS encoding DUF6879 family protein, translated as MGPTSEASRGLGCIPGVAEEPDPPFGELLRACSSSAVHLEMRDSYDVGDPWFQAWCAGDHEEFQRRLAPRPWLDLIAEVTGRGVEVRRVRVVSEPVSDYIRFEHATTASNVAAGEQVRWLPRHLATGLLLPANDFWVFDGRQAQFNYFSGRGEFLETRLSPDPVIAARCARAFEAAWERSVPHQEYDLAPA; from the coding sequence ATGGGACCTACGAGCGAGGCAAGCAGGGGCCTGGGCTGCATCCCCGGCGTAGCTGAGGAGCCCGACCCGCCGTTCGGCGAGCTGCTGCGGGCGTGTTCGTCTTCTGCCGTGCATCTGGAGATGCGGGATTCCTACGACGTGGGTGATCCGTGGTTTCAGGCGTGGTGCGCCGGCGATCATGAGGAGTTCCAACGGCGGCTGGCTCCTCGGCCGTGGCTGGACCTGATTGCCGAGGTGACTGGCCGTGGGGTTGAGGTCCGCCGGGTTCGGGTCGTGTCGGAGCCTGTGTCCGACTACATCAGGTTCGAGCATGCGACGACCGCGTCGAACGTCGCCGCGGGCGAGCAGGTCCGCTGGCTGCCCCGGCATCTGGCCACCGGCCTGTTGCTCCCCGCTAACGACTTCTGGGTTTTCGACGGCCGGCAGGCTCAGTTCAACTACTTCTCCGGCCGAGGAGAGTTTCTCGAGACGCGCCTGTCACCCGACCCTGTGATCGCCGCGCGGTGCGCGAGGGCGTTCGAGGCCGCGTGGGAGCGATCCGTTCCGCATCAGGAGTACGACCTGGCCCCGGCCTGA